The stretch of DNA AAAGTCCCAGCCCCTACTTCTGTATCATACGGTTGCTGCAGGACGCATCCGCGATCGGCCCAGAATTTTTGTAGGGCCATGATCAAGTCCTGGAAAGTCATACTCAAAATCCCTTTACGCCCTTGCTATAAATTGAGAAGCAATTCTAAAGGAAAATCTTTTAACATTTTCCAAGGGGAAAAGTCAAGGTGAAAAAGGCTGGTCGCTGACTTTAACCTTGTCAATGGTGAGAAACTTCGCGCCATAGGGGGATCCCAGTTTGGGGTTTTTCAGGCGATCAAAGGTGTATTGAACAGCGGAAGGTGTAAACCAAAACGTCCTTGGAGATCTCCCAGGATTCGGCAAGATCCCCTTCGAGGTTGTCAAAATCAAGCGTTCCAGGTTTCAGTCGAACAAGGCCGTTGAAAACCGCGTCGCCGGCCGAATAGGTCATGTCCTCAACCGTGTTGTAATGATCTGCCCATTCTACGGAATGAACCATATCGAGGAAAACCGGCAGCAGCCGCATGAAAAAGATTTACTGCATCCCTGGTTCAGGTTGAATTGGACCCGAGGTTTTGAGTTTTCAGTTGTTCACGAACGGTTCCTGACTTTCCCACATTTTTTTAAAAAAGTCTTGGCCAAGAAAGGCCCATTATTCTCAGACGGATGGGGAAAACTGCTCGAGAAATTTTTTGGATTTAAGGTCTTTTCCTAAGTATTGCTCGAGAAAAAGGGAGAGGATCGTCTTGCTTTCTCTTAAAGATTGGGGCGAAAAAGAAACGCGCCCGACCTTTTCCAGAAGGATCGTTTGGGTGAGGAGAAGGGTCTTGATCGTTCCCAGGGAGATGGGAACCAGACCAGGAAGATTGACGGCGCAGACTGGACAGAGTACTCCGCCTTCCCGGACGCTAAAGAATAATTTTCCCCCGGAAAGTCCTTTTTTACACCGCAGGCAATGATCGAGCATGGGCTGGTATCCCAGGAGGGCGAGGAGCCGAACTTCGAAAACCCGCTGGATTTCTTCCTTAAGAATACCTTTGTCGATAAGATTAAGAAAAACAAGCAAAAGTTTAAAGAGCATTTTGTTCTTAATTTTCTCCGCCGTCATGGCATTGACCAACTCGATGAGATAACTGGCCCAGGCCAGTTTGTTGATATCTTCCCATAAGCCGACAAAAGAGTGAATCAGGTCGCAATGGTTCAACCGAACCAGATCCGAGGTCTCTTTCTCGAAAAAAGAAAGGGTGATGTAAGAACAGATTTCCAGGGTGTTGCCGAAGCGCTTGCGCGATCGCTTGGCCCCTTTGGCGATTCCTTTGACCTTACCAAAATCAAGGGTATAAAGGGTGACAATTTTATCCGCTTCACCGTAAGGGATTGAGCGGAGGACGATGGCTGGTGTTTTGTAAAAGGGCATGGGTTCGGAAAAACTTTTTTAGCAAGATCATAGCAGAAAGATATCTCGGAGGGAAGGAGCTCCTTTTTTCATTCAGGAAGAGGCCGGGTTTTTGCTATAATTCTCCAAGGGGCGTAATGAATAATTCAATCCTCTCCAACGAGAAACATCCCATGAACCTCCCTATTATTTTTGCTCTGATCCTAATGGGATTTACCTTCACGATAACCCAAGTGATGGTCATCCGCGAACTCCTGGTGGTCTTTGCCGGGAATGAGCTCTCTATTGCCATCATCCTCGCGAACTGGCTCCTGCTGGAGGCGGCTGGAAGTTTCCTGATCGGCAGGAAGGTGCAAGAGTTGGGATGGAGAAGAGGCGGTTATGCCCTTTTACAAATGGTTTTATCCCTTTTCCTTCCCCTCACTATTTACGGAGTGCGCTGTCTCAGGGATATCATGGGCCTTCCCCTCGGGGAAGGGACCAGCCTTTTCGCCATCTTTTTCTGGACCGTTCCTCTCCTTGCGCCCTTAGGGATGGTGGACGGTACCCTTTTTGCTTTAGGCTGCGGCCTTTACGCGGATGGGGTCAAAAAATCTTCCTCAACCATCGGCAGAGTTTATCTTTGCGAAGCCCTGGGAGCAGGAGGAGGAGGAATCCTTTATACTTTTTTATTCATTCCTTTTTTTACTTCCTTCCAAGTGGCTTTCCTTCTGGGAGCGGCGAATCTGATTTCCGCGCTCGTCATTCGGCACTGCATTTCTATTCTTCCTTCTTTTCTTCGCCGGCAACCTTCTTCTTTATCTCTTTCGGCAGCAGCAGGTGGACAACCTCACCGGAATCTCCCAAACGCCCTTGGGGAACTCCGTTGAAAGAAATTTCCACACCACCGGCATTGCCAACAGTAACTTTGAACTGACGCCGGGCGGTCCAGGTTGACGACTCTTGGGGTTGGAGGAGGGTACTCACCTCCTTCTGGTTATCGGATTGAATGCTGAGCCAGGTCACTTCTGTAGCCTTGATTTTGAGGACATGCCTCCGTTCCTTCTTTTTCTCGCCCTCAATTAAATCAGGAGTTGGGGCAGGAGGAGGGGCTGATACCGCCGGAGTCTTTAACAATTCTTTTTCCGGGGAGGGAAGGTCCTCGATAGGAGGTGTTTTATCCGGTGGCGTTGGCAAAGAGGAAGCCTCTGGAACAGGTAAAGGAGGAGATGGAGGTGGAGTAGGCGTTTTTTTGTAGAAAGAAGAAAAGAGAATACCCACGGCCAAAGCTAAGATGAATAAAACAAGGGCGAATTTCACCAGGGGCCGGGTCTTCTTGGGAGGGGGGCCAATTTTCATTTTGGGAGAAACCAATGAGAAATCCACCTGAGCTTCATAGAGGGCCAGGACTTCCTTGGGGTCGCTCCCGAGGTAAGCGGCATACGTGCGCAGGAAACCGCGCGTAAAAACTGGAGCGGGAAGGAGGCGGAAATCATCTCTTTCCAGGGCTT from Deltaproteobacteria bacterium encodes:
- the recO gene encoding DNA repair protein RecO, with the translated sequence MPFYKTPAIVLRSIPYGEADKIVTLYTLDFGKVKGIAKGAKRSRKRFGNTLEICSYITLSFFEKETSDLVRLNHCDLIHSFVGLWEDINKLAWASYLIELVNAMTAEKIKNKMLFKLLLVFLNLIDKGILKEEIQRVFEVRLLALLGYQPMLDHCLRCKKGLSGGKLFFSVREGGVLCPVCAVNLPGLVPISLGTIKTLLLTQTILLEKVGRVSFSPQSLRESKTILSLFLEQYLGKDLKSKKFLEQFSPSV
- a CDS encoding DUF4115 domain-containing protein, which encodes MNEEQVLSVGSYLRQERERRNISLESVAKVTRITLQNLEALERDDFRLLPAPVFTRGFLRTYAAYLGSDPKEVLALYEAQVDFSLVSPKMKIGPPPKKTRPLVKFALVLFILALAVGILFSSFYKKTPTPPPSPPLPVPEASSLPTPPDKTPPIEDLPSPEKELLKTPAVSAPPPAPTPDLIEGEKKKERRHVLKIKATEVTWLSIQSDNQKEVSTLLQPQESSTWTARRQFKVTVGNAGGVEISFNGVPQGRLGDSGEVVHLLLPKEIKKKVAGEEKKEE